A window from uncultured Desulfobacter sp. encodes these proteins:
- a CDS encoding thiamine pyrophosphate-dependent enzyme: protein MSIITSSKNKGERLLMMGNEAIARGALEAGVNVVAAYPGTPSSEIPKALGDVADEMGLYVEWSTNEKVSLEVAAAASYSGLRALCAMKQVGVNVASDFLLHLAEYGSRGGLVLVTCEDPGSLSSTNEGDSRPYSKMMEFPLIEPGDFQEAKEMTRWAFELSETINNVVMLRSVTRMSHASGNVVVGDLPETRVKADFQYNGGFFDQMTGPVMTLPGTAPVQRLRQQEGLERAIEIFEKSPFNTYAGPNEPELLVITSSAANLYCREAIDSLGIQARVGLLKLGTTWPLPPRLVEKYLTCTGRVLIVEEGTPFMEDNIKALFAQRAEAIGPTRFHGRADKSIPLVDELNPDRVMTALVKILDLPDQDANADYRSKIAKELDSCIPGRPMAFCPGCPHRASFWLLHEAIKLDNRRGFIAGDIGCYVMAVSDCGFKAVKTCAAMGSGIGMASGFGKLQRFGMDQPVMAVCGDSTFFHSAMPGLVNAIHNQADVVMVILDNSGTAMTGFQPHPGIPIGADKKPLTALDIPSICRAMGVRVEIADPFKFDQTRQTLSDLLDDAGGVRVLILRQACALSPTRKGKKSWKVTVDPDKCMAESCGCNRLCTRIFKCPGLTWDPEEKQTRIDEFVCVGCGICAQVCPHNAITIEKVAKS from the coding sequence ATGTCGATCATAACGAGCAGTAAAAATAAGGGCGAACGCCTTTTGATGATGGGCAACGAAGCCATTGCCCGGGGTGCGCTGGAGGCCGGCGTCAACGTGGTGGCTGCATATCCCGGTACGCCGTCATCGGAAATTCCCAAAGCCCTGGGGGATGTGGCCGATGAGATGGGCCTTTATGTGGAGTGGTCCACCAACGAAAAAGTATCCCTGGAAGTGGCTGCCGCGGCGTCGTATTCCGGCCTGCGTGCCCTTTGCGCCATGAAGCAGGTGGGGGTGAACGTGGCCTCGGATTTTCTGCTCCACCTGGCGGAATACGGATCACGGGGAGGCCTGGTGCTGGTGACCTGCGAGGACCCTGGTTCCCTGTCCAGCACCAACGAAGGAGACTCCCGGCCGTACAGCAAAATGATGGAGTTTCCCCTGATCGAACCGGGGGATTTCCAGGAGGCCAAGGAGATGACCCGCTGGGCTTTTGAGCTTTCCGAAACCATCAACAATGTGGTGATGTTGCGCAGCGTGACGCGTATGTCTCACGCGTCGGGCAACGTGGTCGTCGGTGACCTGCCGGAAACCCGTGTGAAGGCGGATTTCCAGTACAACGGCGGTTTTTTCGACCAGATGACCGGCCCGGTGATGACCCTGCCCGGCACGGCACCTGTTCAGCGTCTCCGTCAGCAGGAAGGGTTGGAACGGGCCATTGAAATTTTCGAAAAGAGCCCCTTCAACACCTACGCAGGGCCAAACGAACCGGAACTGCTCGTCATCACCAGTTCTGCGGCAAACCTTTACTGTCGGGAAGCGATCGACAGCCTGGGTATTCAGGCGAGGGTCGGACTATTAAAGCTGGGCACCACCTGGCCCTTGCCGCCACGCCTGGTGGAAAAATATCTGACGTGTACCGGCCGCGTGCTTATTGTCGAGGAGGGCACGCCTTTCATGGAGGACAACATCAAGGCCCTGTTTGCCCAGCGGGCCGAGGCCATCGGACCAACACGCTTTCACGGACGTGCGGACAAGAGCATTCCCCTGGTGGATGAACTTAACCCGGACCGTGTCATGACGGCTCTGGTGAAAATTCTTGATCTGCCTGACCAGGATGCCAATGCCGATTACAGATCAAAAATCGCCAAAGAACTGGACAGCTGTATCCCGGGTCGACCCATGGCCTTTTGCCCGGGCTGTCCACACCGCGCCTCTTTCTGGTTGCTCCATGAAGCCATCAAACTTGATAACCGCCGGGGTTTCATCGCAGGCGACATCGGCTGTTACGTCATGGCAGTGTCGGACTGCGGGTTTAAAGCGGTGAAAACGTGCGCCGCCATGGGATCGGGCATCGGTATGGCCTCCGGGTTCGGCAAACTACAGCGCTTTGGCATGGACCAGCCAGTTATGGCGGTTTGCGGGGATTCAACCTTTTTTCACTCCGCCATGCCGGGTTTGGTAAACGCGATTCATAACCAGGCGGACGTGGTCATGGTGATACTGGATAATTCAGGAACGGCCATGACCGGTTTTCAACCCCATCCCGGTATTCCCATTGGCGCGGACAAAAAGCCCCTGACTGCTCTTGACATTCCCTCAATTTGCCGGGCCATGGGCGTGCGGGTGGAAATTGCCGATCCGTTCAAGTTTGACCAGACCCGTCAAACCCTATCGGATTTGCTGGATGATGCCGGCGGTGTCCGGGTGCTGATACTCCGGCAGGCCTGTGCGCTCAGCCCCACCCGCAAGGGCAAAAAATCGTGGAAGGTGACGGTGGATCCGGACAAATGCATGGCCGAATCCTGTGGTTGCAACCGGCTCTGCACACGAATTTTTAAATGCCCCGGCCTGACCTGGGACCCGGAGGAGAAACAAACACGAATTGATGAATTCGTCTGTGTCGGCTGCGGTATTTGCGCTCAGGTTTGCCCGCACAACGCAATCACGATAGAAAAGGTGGCAAAATCATGA